Proteins co-encoded in one Bradyrhizobium sp. 170 genomic window:
- a CDS encoding (2Fe-2S)-binding protein, whose translation MTQSMMRLTVNGKTHNVDAAPDTALLYVLRNDLALNGPKYGCGLGECGACAVLIDGVAARSCVIPIEGCTGRDIVTLEGLGTREHPDPVQQAFIREQAAQCGYCLNGMIIATKALLLRSPHPSDDEVLEALRHHLCRCGAHIEIMRAAMRAAGRAVEAQT comes from the coding sequence ATGACGCAGAGCATGATGCGCCTGACCGTCAACGGCAAGACTCACAACGTCGACGCCGCGCCCGACACCGCATTGCTTTATGTCCTGCGCAACGACCTCGCCTTGAACGGGCCGAAATATGGTTGCGGTCTCGGCGAATGCGGCGCCTGCGCCGTGCTGATCGACGGCGTCGCCGCGCGCTCCTGCGTGATCCCTATCGAAGGCTGCACCGGGCGCGACATCGTGACGCTCGAAGGTCTCGGCACGCGCGAGCATCCCGATCCGGTGCAGCAGGCCTTCATCCGCGAGCAGGCCGCGCAATGCGGCTATTGCCTCAACGGCATGATCATCGCGACCAAGGCCTTGTTGTTGCGTTCCCCTCACCCGTCGGACGATGAAGTGCTGGAAGCGCTGCGCCATCATCTGTGTCGTTGCGGCGCGCATATCGAGATCATGCGTGCGGCGATGCGGGCCGCAGGCCGTGCCGTTGAGGCCCAGACGTGA
- a CDS encoding 6-hydroxynicotinate reductase, with translation MTDATVAGGDKIRCDACPVMCYIKPGAGGACDRYANHNGELVRVDPHIVLEQTVSHGGRLVPFQAGGGDWDGKIVHEPNVFVTAIGAGTTYPDYKPAPFIVSSEVDGVDMVTVVTEGIFSYCGVKVKIDTDRYLGPETATVRAEGEAIGHVTTSEYGSQMLSLGGVHHLTGGSKKEGRVTCDALMDLSNCKPVELTIDGGAIVVVQAGHPPIVNGVAEERMRVGCGSATIGMFAKQWHGKVDEVVVVDDHITGVLSEHQAGKLLDIPDTGIKMKGRRSTPGRYFQVAEPGTGWGGTNISDPLSVLGPFNPKEARPGLTMLMVSTTGEHAAYYELDEALRPIEKQMPPDLRFSVERIQENCEPALCTVLFMGGAGGSLRAGVTDNPVRLTRSVKDALTRVTSGGAPVYVWPGGGITFMVDVTQMPAGAFGYVPTPALVAPIEFTLRLSDYAALGGHMDHVRPLASLRDNTELRPMPYMPGRRA, from the coding sequence ATGACCGATGCGACCGTCGCCGGTGGCGACAAGATCCGCTGCGATGCCTGTCCGGTGATGTGCTACATCAAGCCGGGCGCGGGCGGCGCGTGCGATCGTTATGCCAATCACAACGGCGAGCTGGTGCGCGTCGATCCGCACATCGTGCTGGAGCAGACGGTATCGCATGGCGGACGGCTGGTGCCGTTCCAGGCCGGCGGCGGTGATTGGGACGGCAAGATCGTCCACGAGCCGAACGTGTTCGTCACCGCCATCGGTGCCGGCACCACCTATCCCGATTACAAGCCGGCACCCTTCATCGTGTCCTCGGAAGTCGACGGCGTCGACATGGTCACGGTCGTGACCGAGGGCATTTTCAGCTATTGCGGCGTCAAGGTGAAGATCGACACCGACCGCTACCTCGGCCCCGAGACGGCGACGGTCCGTGCGGAAGGCGAGGCGATCGGCCATGTGACGACCAGCGAGTATGGATCGCAGATGCTGTCGCTTGGCGGCGTGCATCATCTGACCGGCGGTTCCAAGAAGGAGGGCCGCGTCACCTGCGACGCGCTGATGGATCTCTCCAATTGCAAGCCGGTGGAACTGACGATCGACGGTGGCGCTATCGTCGTGGTGCAGGCCGGCCATCCCCCTATCGTCAATGGCGTTGCCGAAGAGCGTATGCGGGTGGGCTGCGGCTCCGCAACCATCGGCATGTTCGCCAAGCAATGGCATGGCAAGGTCGATGAAGTCGTGGTCGTGGACGATCACATCACCGGCGTTCTCTCGGAACACCAGGCCGGCAAGCTGCTGGATATTCCCGATACCGGGATCAAGATGAAGGGGCGGCGCTCGACGCCGGGCCGTTATTTCCAGGTCGCCGAGCCCGGCACCGGCTGGGGCGGCACGAATATTTCCGATCCGCTGTCAGTGCTCGGGCCGTTCAATCCGAAGGAGGCGCGGCCCGGCCTGACCATGCTGATGGTCTCGACCACGGGCGAGCACGCGGCCTACTACGAACTCGATGAGGCGCTGCGGCCGATCGAAAAGCAGATGCCGCCCGATCTCCGTTTCTCGGTCGAGCGCATCCAGGAGAATTGCGAGCCTGCGCTGTGCACGGTGCTGTTCATGGGCGGCGCCGGCGGCTCGCTGCGTGCCGGCGTTACCGACAATCCGGTGCGGCTGACGCGCTCGGTCAAGGATGCGTTGACGCGGGTCACCAGCGGCGGTGCGCCGGTCTATGTCTGGCCGGGCGGCGGGATCACCTTCATGGTCGACGTCACGCAGATGCCAGCGGGTGCGTTCGGCTATGTGCCGACGCCGGCGCTGGTGGCGCCGATCGAGTTCACGCTGCGGCTCTCGGATTACGCCGCGCTCGGCGGCCACATGGATCATGTGCGTCCGCTGGCGTCGCTGCGGGACAATACCGAGCTCCGCCCGATGCCTTATATGCCGGGACGGCGCGCATGA
- a CDS encoding UPF0280 family protein, with translation MKRLPQIALLPDGKRLHLQDGPIDLIIEAKGSEIDVRAAYETAARRFTGLLDELCEELVELRTAVDPVRCTLKGIVARRMHAAVAPFATAAFITPMAAVAGSVAEEILGSMLAAARLDRAYVNNGGDIALHLTGGEQFTVGLMDRPDRHGLMRTTVIDADDPVRGVATSGRHGRSFSLGIADAVTVLAKTASQADAAATVIANAVDLPGHPAIVRCPANELQPDSDLGARLVTRGVGALGEGEIDDALRAGVSRAQQLLVAGLIEGAALRLLGETAVVGATGIKAGALPAFHERSLERIAHV, from the coding sequence ATGAAACGGCTCCCGCAAATCGCACTTCTTCCTGACGGCAAGCGGCTGCATTTGCAGGACGGTCCGATCGATCTGATCATCGAGGCGAAGGGAAGTGAAATCGACGTACGCGCTGCTTACGAGACTGCGGCGCGGCGCTTCACCGGCCTGCTCGATGAACTCTGCGAGGAACTGGTGGAACTGCGAACGGCCGTCGATCCCGTTCGGTGCACGTTGAAAGGTATCGTCGCGCGCCGCATGCATGCGGCCGTCGCGCCGTTTGCAACGGCTGCCTTCATCACGCCGATGGCGGCAGTGGCGGGTAGCGTCGCGGAAGAAATTCTCGGCTCGATGCTTGCCGCGGCGCGGCTCGACCGTGCTTACGTCAACAATGGCGGTGACATAGCGCTGCATCTCACCGGTGGCGAGCAATTCACCGTCGGGCTGATGGATCGGCCGGACCGGCATGGCTTGATGCGCACGACGGTGATTGACGCCGACGATCCGGTGCGGGGCGTTGCGACCAGCGGGCGGCACGGCCGCAGCTTTTCGCTCGGTATCGCGGATGCCGTCACCGTGCTGGCGAAAACGGCATCGCAGGCGGATGCCGCGGCCACCGTCATCGCCAATGCCGTCGACTTGCCCGGCCATCCCGCCATCGTCCGCTGTCCGGCGAATGAATTGCAGCCCGACAGCGACCTCGGCGCACGCCTCGTCACCCGCGGCGTCGGCGCACTCGGGGAAGGCGAAATCGACGATGCGTTGAGGGCAGGGGTCAGCCGGGCACAACAATTGCTCGTGGCGGGATTGATCGAAGGTGCGGCCTTGCGTCTACTAGGCGAGACGGCCGTGGTGGGTGCAACTGGGATCAAGGCAGGCGCGTTGCCGGCGTTTCATGAAAGGTCACTTGAAAGAATAGCGCATGTTTGA
- a CDS encoding amino acid synthesis family protein: MSAIIRKIVTVVEETHLEMGQKVAPPTRRAAAIAVIENPFAGRYVEDLSPLIEIGEELGELLSKKAVAALGIDGAKAHSYGKAAAVGENGELEHAAAILHPKMGAPVRKVLSKGAALIPSSKKRSGPGTTLDIPLGHKDAAFVRSHFDGMEVQINDAPRANEIMVAVAVTDSGRPLPRVGGLTVSEVKGEDGLR; the protein is encoded by the coding sequence ATGAGCGCGATCATTCGCAAGATCGTCACGGTGGTCGAGGAGACTCATCTGGAGATGGGGCAGAAGGTTGCGCCGCCGACGCGGCGCGCCGCGGCGATCGCCGTGATCGAGAATCCTTTTGCAGGCCGGTACGTCGAGGATCTCTCGCCGCTGATCGAAATCGGTGAGGAGCTCGGCGAGCTGCTTTCGAAGAAGGCAGTCGCGGCGCTCGGCATCGACGGCGCCAAGGCGCACAGCTACGGCAAGGCCGCAGCCGTCGGCGAAAACGGCGAACTGGAGCACGCGGCCGCGATCCTGCATCCGAAGATGGGCGCGCCGGTGCGCAAAGTCCTGAGCAAGGGCGCGGCGCTGATTCCCTCGTCGAAGAAGCGCAGCGGGCCGGGAACGACGCTGGATATTCCGCTCGGCCACAAGGACGCGGCCTTCGTGCGCAGTCATTTCGACGGGATGGAAGTGCAGATCAATGACGCGCCGCGCGCCAACGAGATCATGGTCGCGGTTGCGGTTACCGACAGCGGCAGGCCATTGCCGCGGGTCGGCGGACTAACGGTTTCGGAAGTCAAAGGCGAAGACGGTTTGAGATAA
- a CDS encoding ABC transporter substrate-binding protein encodes MRRRHLLGAGLAIAVAGMAGNAMAQGEIKIGEINSYSLLPAFTEPYRKGWQLAVEEVNAAGGINGKKLVVISKDDGGKPADAQTAANELVSSENVAMLTGTFLSNIGLAVSDFANQKKVFFLAAEPLTDAITWSKGNRYTFRLRPSNYMQAAMLVEEAAKLPAKRWATIAPNYEYGQSAVAVFKKLMSEKRPDIQWVDEQWPPQGKIDAGPVVQAVAAANPEAILNVTFGADLVKLVREGNTRGLFKGRSVVSFLTGEPEYLDPLKDETPEGWIVTGYPWYDIKTPDHDKFLKAYQAKYNDYPRLGSIVGYQTIKAAAAILAKANSTDPEKLIAATEGLSMPSPFGEITFRKIDHQSTLGAYVGKTALKDGKGVMVNSVYRKGTDYLPSDAEVAKLRPKD; translated from the coding sequence ATGCGACGGAGACACTTACTGGGCGCGGGACTGGCGATTGCGGTTGCGGGCATGGCGGGCAACGCCATGGCGCAGGGCGAGATCAAGATCGGCGAGATCAACAGCTACTCGCTGTTGCCCGCCTTCACCGAACCGTATCGCAAGGGCTGGCAGCTTGCGGTCGAGGAAGTCAACGCGGCGGGCGGCATCAACGGCAAGAAGCTCGTCGTCATCTCCAAGGACGATGGCGGCAAGCCGGCGGATGCGCAGACGGCGGCCAACGAACTGGTGTCGAGCGAGAACGTGGCGATGCTGACCGGGACATTCCTGTCCAACATCGGTCTGGCCGTCAGCGATTTCGCCAACCAGAAGAAAGTATTCTTTCTGGCGGCAGAACCTTTGACAGACGCCATCACCTGGTCCAAGGGCAACCGCTACACCTTCCGCCTGCGTCCTTCCAACTACATGCAGGCGGCGATGCTGGTGGAAGAAGCCGCGAAGCTCCCGGCCAAGCGCTGGGCGACGATTGCGCCGAACTATGAATACGGCCAGTCGGCGGTCGCGGTGTTCAAGAAGCTGATGTCGGAGAAGCGGCCCGATATCCAGTGGGTCGACGAGCAGTGGCCGCCGCAGGGCAAGATCGACGCCGGTCCGGTAGTGCAGGCGGTTGCCGCCGCCAATCCCGAGGCGATCCTCAACGTCACCTTCGGCGCCGATCTGGTAAAACTCGTGCGCGAGGGCAACACCCGCGGCCTGTTCAAGGGGCGCTCGGTGGTATCGTTCCTCACCGGCGAGCCGGAATATCTCGACCCACTGAAGGACGAGACGCCCGAGGGCTGGATCGTCACCGGTTACCCCTGGTACGACATCAAGACGCCGGACCATGACAAGTTCCTGAAGGCCTATCAGGCCAAGTACAATGACTATCCACGTCTTGGTTCGATCGTCGGCTATCAGACCATCAAGGCCGCTGCGGCAATCCTTGCGAAAGCCAATTCGACCGATCCGGAGAAGCTGATTGCCGCCACCGAAGGCCTGTCGATGCCGTCGCCATTCGGCGAGATCACCTTCCGCAAGATCGATCACCAATCGACGCTTGGCGCCTATGTCGGCAAGACCGCGCTGAAGGACGGCAAGGGCGTAATGGTGAACTCGGTCTATCGCAAGGGCACGGATTATCTCCCGAGTGACGCGGAAGTTGCCAAGCTGCGTCCGAAGGATTGA
- a CDS encoding ABC transporter permease: protein MAFYFVQFLTGLASAASLFLVASGLSIIFGVTRIVNFAHGAFYMLGAYVAFTLTERFSGALGFWGGIVVAALVVAVVGVLVEMVLLRRIYHAPELFQLLATFGLTLMVQDIVVLIWGPDDLLGRRAPGFKGAVDFFGQNIPSYDLFLIALSPIVLGVLWLLFQRTRWGVLVRAATQDRDMVAALGVNQKWLFTSVFALGVFLAALGGALQIPRDAVHHALDLRIIVEVFVVVVIGGLGSIIGAFVAAVLVSELNAFGILIFPKISIILVFLVMAVVLIVRPWGLFGKPEAAARRTPGLTVTPWRPLTSGERWISLGALVLAAMLPLFAGNYALTVGSEIAIFVIFAASLHFLMSVGGLASFGHAAYFGLGAYGVAFLAKAAGLPMIVSLLLGPVLGLLGAAVFGFFAVQLSGVYFAMLTLAFAQIVWSIAFQWVAVTGGDNGVLGVWPEKWAAGPAAFYWLSLGIAALAVTVLRVIVFSPFGFALRATRDSPLRSEAIGINGKRVQWTAFVISGTVAGIGGALFAYLKGSVFPDSLGISLSVDALVMVLLGGVETVSGAVIGAIVFKAANIWLVSQTDLSKLVLGGFIVLMVVAFPKGIVGTLETIRNRWRSPEKKSALATSRVEVAE, encoded by the coding sequence ATGGCCTTTTACTTCGTTCAGTTCCTGACCGGTCTCGCCAGCGCGGCGTCGCTGTTTCTGGTCGCGTCGGGGCTGTCGATCATCTTCGGCGTGACGCGGATCGTGAACTTCGCCCATGGCGCGTTCTACATGCTCGGCGCCTATGTCGCGTTCACGTTGACCGAACGCTTTTCCGGCGCGCTTGGCTTCTGGGGCGGCATCGTCGTCGCGGCGCTGGTGGTGGCGGTTGTCGGCGTACTGGTCGAGATGGTGCTGCTGCGGCGGATCTACCATGCGCCGGAACTGTTCCAGTTGCTCGCAACCTTCGGCCTGACCTTGATGGTCCAGGATATCGTGGTGCTGATCTGGGGGCCGGACGATCTGCTCGGCCGCCGCGCGCCCGGCTTCAAGGGTGCGGTCGACTTCTTCGGACAGAATATTCCGAGCTATGATTTGTTCCTGATCGCGCTCAGTCCGATCGTGCTCGGCGTTCTGTGGCTGCTGTTCCAGCGCACGCGCTGGGGCGTGCTGGTGCGCGCGGCGACGCAGGACCGCGACATGGTGGCGGCGCTCGGCGTCAATCAGAAATGGCTGTTCACCAGCGTGTTTGCGCTCGGCGTGTTTCTCGCGGCGCTCGGCGGCGCGCTGCAGATCCCGCGCGATGCCGTGCATCACGCGCTGGATCTTCGCATCATCGTCGAAGTGTTCGTGGTGGTGGTGATCGGCGGCCTCGGCAGCATCATCGGCGCTTTCGTTGCCGCTGTGCTGGTGTCCGAGCTCAACGCGTTCGGCATTCTCATTTTCCCGAAGATATCCATCATCCTGGTGTTCCTGGTGATGGCGGTGGTGCTGATCGTGCGGCCGTGGGGCCTGTTCGGCAAACCGGAAGCGGCCGCGCGCCGCACGCCGGGCCTGACCGTCACGCCCTGGCGACCGCTCACCTCCGGTGAACGCTGGATCTCACTCGGCGCGCTGGTCCTTGCGGCGATGCTGCCGCTGTTCGCTGGAAATTACGCGCTCACAGTCGGCTCGGAGATCGCAATCTTCGTGATCTTTGCCGCCAGCCTGCACTTCCTGATGTCGGTCGGCGGGCTCGCCTCGTTCGGCCACGCCGCTTATTTCGGGCTTGGCGCCTATGGCGTCGCGTTCCTCGCCAAGGCGGCGGGGCTACCGATGATCGTCTCGCTTCTGCTGGGTCCGGTGCTGGGCCTGCTCGGCGCCGCCGTGTTCGGCTTCTTCGCCGTGCAACTCTCCGGCGTCTATTTTGCGATGCTAACGCTCGCCTTTGCGCAGATCGTCTGGTCGATCGCGTTCCAGTGGGTAGCGGTGACCGGCGGCGACAACGGCGTTCTGGGCGTCTGGCCGGAGAAGTGGGCCGCGGGCCCGGCCGCGTTCTACTGGCTGTCGCTCGGCATCGCCGCGCTCGCGGTCACCGTGCTGCGGGTGATCGTGTTCTCGCCATTCGGCTTCGCGTTGCGCGCGACGCGGGACTCGCCGCTGCGCAGCGAGGCGATCGGCATCAACGGCAAGCGCGTGCAATGGACGGCCTTCGTCATATCAGGCACGGTGGCAGGGATTGGCGGCGCGCTGTTCGCCTATCTGAAGGGAAGCGTCTTCCCTGACAGCCTCGGCATCTCGCTGTCGGTCGATGCGCTGGTCATGGTGCTGCTCGGCGGCGTCGAGACGGTTTCCGGTGCCGTTATCGGCGCCATCGTATTCAAGGCGGCCAATATCTGGCTGGTCAGCCAAACTGATTTGTCCAAGCTGGTTCTGGGCGGCTTCATCGTGCTGATGGTGGTGGCCTTCCCCAAGGGAATCGTCGGCACGCTGGAGACGATCAGGAATCGCTGGCGATCCCCCGAGAAAAAATCCGCGCTTGCTACCTCCCGCGTCGAGGTTGCCGAATGA
- a CDS encoding ABC transporter ATP-binding protein, whose translation MSMVPTLLSVEGLSKSYGGVHAVRSVSFELRAGEILALIGPNGAGKSTCFDMLNGQNIPDSGRINLLGEDTVGRKPRAIWRLGVGRTFQITATFPTMTVRENVQVALVSYGRQLFNLWGSTAGYAREEAGRLLDLVGMGAYAGRPCGELAYGDLKRLELAIALANQPKLLLMDEPTAGMAPRERIELMRLTARIAREKSIGVLFTEHDMDVVFEHADRILVLNRGSLIAEGSPEQVRGNPQVRAIYLGEGLVYDARHREGAGA comes from the coding sequence ATGAGCATGGTCCCCACATTGCTGTCGGTCGAGGGCTTAAGCAAATCCTATGGTGGCGTCCATGCCGTGCGCAGCGTGTCGTTCGAACTGCGCGCGGGCGAAATCCTGGCCCTGATCGGGCCCAACGGTGCCGGCAAGAGCACATGCTTCGACATGCTCAACGGCCAGAACATCCCGGACAGCGGCCGGATCAATCTGCTCGGCGAGGATACGGTCGGCCGAAAGCCGCGCGCGATCTGGCGGCTCGGCGTCGGGCGCACATTCCAGATCACCGCCACGTTCCCGACCATGACCGTGCGCGAGAACGTGCAGGTCGCGCTGGTGTCTTATGGCAGGCAATTGTTCAATCTCTGGGGCTCGACCGCAGGTTACGCGCGCGAGGAGGCGGGCCGGCTGCTCGATCTCGTTGGCATGGGCGCCTATGCCGGGCGTCCGTGCGGCGAGCTCGCCTATGGCGATCTCAAGCGGCTCGAGCTTGCGATCGCGCTCGCCAACCAGCCTAAATTGCTGCTGATGGACGAGCCGACGGCGGGCATGGCGCCGCGCGAGCGGATCGAACTGATGCGGCTCACCGCGCGCATCGCCCGCGAAAAATCGATCGGCGTGCTCTTCACCGAGCACGACATGGACGTGGTGTTCGAACACGCCGACCGCATCCTGGTGCTGAACCGCGGCAGCCTGATCGCCGAAGGCTCGCCCGAGCAAGTCCGCGGTAATCCGCAGGTGCGTGCGATCTATCTCGGCGAAGGCCTTGTGTACGACGCACGTCACCGCGAGGGAGCCGGCGCATGA
- a CDS encoding ABC transporter ATP-binding protein, whose product MKLQVADLNSFYGPAHILFDIALEVGEGEVVALLGRNGAGKSTTFRSIVGLVENRSGRIVFEGKDVSREPTHAIVRGGLGYVPEERRIFTDLTVEENLEVGRQPKRPNAPQWTREKLFTLFPNLGEMRNRPGGRMSGGEQQMLTIARTLMGNPSLVLLDEPSEGLSPKIVEQMVEAILAMKREGVSIVVSEQNLHFARLISDRAYIIERGKICFGGTMAELDARPDIRDAHLSL is encoded by the coding sequence ATGAAGCTGCAGGTCGCCGATCTCAACAGCTTTTACGGTCCGGCGCATATCCTGTTCGATATCGCGCTGGAAGTCGGCGAGGGCGAAGTGGTGGCGCTGCTCGGGCGCAACGGCGCCGGCAAGTCGACCACGTTCCGCTCCATCGTAGGTCTCGTCGAGAACCGCTCGGGACGGATTGTCTTCGAAGGCAAGGATGTCTCGCGCGAGCCGACACACGCGATCGTGCGCGGCGGGCTCGGCTACGTGCCGGAAGAGCGGCGCATCTTTACCGACCTGACGGTCGAGGAAAATCTCGAAGTCGGACGCCAGCCGAAACGGCCAAACGCACCGCAGTGGACGCGCGAAAAGCTGTTCACGCTGTTTCCGAACCTCGGCGAAATGCGCAACCGCCCGGGCGGGCGCATGAGCGGCGGCGAACAGCAGATGCTGACCATCGCGCGAACGTTGATGGGCAATCCGTCGCTGGTGCTGCTTGACGAGCCGTCCGAAGGGCTATCGCCGAAGATCGTCGAACAGATGGTCGAAGCCATCCTCGCGATGAAGCGCGAAGGCGTCAGCATCGTGGTCTCGGAGCAGAACCTGCATTTCGCACGGCTGATTTCGGACCGCGCCTACATCATCGAGCGCGGCAAGATCTGCTTCGGCGGCACGATGGCGGAACTAGACGCGCGGCCGGATATCCGGGACGCGCATCTGTCGCTGTAA
- a CDS encoding MarR family winged helix-turn-helix transcriptional regulator, which produces MARSVSPKRAVKPARPSYILDEQIGFILRQVWQRHATIFAREIGINLTSAQWAALAKLTETGPCSQNLLGRLTAMDVATIKGVIDRLTARGLTETSPDPEDGRRLLVSLTRAGQQLAEKAAPNALAISRETLAPLDAKEREILIALLDKLR; this is translated from the coding sequence ATGGCAAGGAGTGTTTCGCCGAAACGAGCGGTCAAGCCTGCGCGGCCGTCTTACATACTCGACGAGCAGATCGGCTTCATCCTGCGCCAGGTGTGGCAGCGCCATGCTACCATCTTCGCCCGCGAGATCGGTATCAATCTGACGTCGGCGCAATGGGCGGCGCTGGCGAAACTGACCGAGACCGGGCCGTGTTCGCAAAACCTGCTGGGCCGTTTGACGGCGATGGACGTCGCGACCATCAAGGGCGTGATCGACCGCCTTACCGCGCGCGGGTTGACCGAGACCAGCCCGGACCCCGAGGACGGCCGCCGCTTGCTCGTAAGTCTGACGCGCGCCGGCCAGCAACTGGCCGAGAAGGCCGCACCGAACGCGCTTGCGATCTCGCGCGAGACGCTGGCGCCACTCGATGCCAAGGAGCGCGAGATACTGATCGCGTTGCTCGACAAGTTGCGTTGA
- a CDS encoding selenium-binding family protein produces MNIRPDPTFHASPKLAMEAPPESFAYTVLLSPDSSKPDALAVIDVKPGSSSYGQVVHTVTMPNKGDEFHHFGWNACSSSLSPLTGHAFLERRYLIIPGMRSSRIYIVDTKPDPTKAAIHKIIEPEEIFRKTGYSRPHTVHCGPEGIYVSTLGGGGKNGTDGPPGVFIMDCETFEVLGRWELDRGPQTLHYDFWWNLPRDYMVTSEWALPPQFENGIVPEDLLSNKYGHRIHFWDLRARRNVQTIDLGANHQMALEVRPAHDPVREYGFLGVVVDTTNLEGSIWTWWREGGKFHIEKTATIPPEPAPKEQLPPLLQGFGAVPPLVSDIDLSMDDKFLYVACWGTGEMRQYNVRDPRKPKLAGSVRIGGITRRTPHPNGKAFGGGPQMVEISRDGKRVYWTNSLYSTWDDQFYPEGVPGAMVMANAKPDGGLELARDYWVNFPDGYRAHQVRLDGGDCSTDSFCYPSV; encoded by the coding sequence ATGAACATTCGGCCCGACCCCACGTTTCACGCTTCGCCAAAGCTTGCCATGGAAGCTCCGCCGGAGAGCTTCGCCTACACCGTGCTGCTCAGCCCGGATTCTTCAAAACCGGACGCGCTTGCTGTCATCGACGTCAAGCCAGGCTCCTCGAGCTACGGCCAGGTCGTTCACACCGTGACGATGCCGAACAAGGGCGACGAGTTTCACCATTTCGGCTGGAACGCCTGCTCGTCGTCGCTATCGCCGCTGACCGGCCATGCGTTCCTCGAGCGCCGCTATCTCATCATCCCCGGCATGCGGTCTTCCCGCATCTACATCGTCGATACCAAGCCGGATCCCACCAAGGCGGCGATACACAAGATCATCGAGCCCGAGGAAATCTTCAGGAAGACGGGATACTCGCGGCCCCACACGGTTCATTGCGGGCCGGAAGGCATTTATGTCTCTACGCTCGGCGGCGGCGGCAAGAACGGCACGGACGGACCGCCCGGCGTCTTCATCATGGATTGCGAGACGTTCGAGGTGCTCGGACGGTGGGAGCTCGATCGCGGTCCGCAAACACTGCATTATGACTTCTGGTGGAACCTGCCGCGCGACTACATGGTGACGAGCGAGTGGGCATTGCCGCCGCAGTTCGAGAACGGCATCGTGCCGGAAGATCTGCTCTCCAACAAATACGGCCACCGGATCCACTTCTGGGATCTGCGCGCCCGGCGCAATGTCCAGACCATCGACCTCGGCGCCAACCATCAGATGGCGCTGGAAGTGCGGCCCGCACACGATCCGGTTCGCGAGTACGGCTTCCTGGGCGTCGTGGTCGACACCACCAACCTCGAAGGCTCAATCTGGACCTGGTGGCGCGAGGGCGGCAAGTTTCACATCGAGAAGACGGCGACGATCCCGCCCGAGCCCGCGCCGAAGGAGCAACTGCCGCCGCTGCTGCAGGGGTTCGGCGCCGTGCCGCCGCTGGTCTCGGACATCGACCTGTCGATGGACGACAAATTCCTCTACGTCGCCTGCTGGGGCACCGGCGAGATGCGTCAGTACAACGTCAGAGATCCGCGAAAGCCGAAGCTTGCCGGTTCGGTACGCATCGGCGGCATCACGCGCCGCACACCGCACCCGAACGGCAAGGCCTTTGGAGGCGGTCCGCAGATGGTCGAGATCAGCCGCGACGGCAAGCGGGTGTACTGGACCAACTCGCTGTATTCGACGTGGGACGACCAGTTCTATCCCGAGGGTGTGCCGGGCGCCATGGTGATGGCCAATGCGAAGCCGGACGGTGGTCTCGAACTGGCAAGAGACTACTGGGTCAATTTCCCCGACGGTTACCGCGCGCATCAAGTCCGGCTCGACGGCGGTGACTGTTCGACGGATTCATTCTGCTATCCGTCGGTCTGA
- a CDS encoding DUF4399 domain-containing protein: protein MKVMQWIALSAALTCLPFDACAQGKPAAKDALLYFVWPQNGASIKGGFWCRFGLRNMGVTHAGDNYPNSGHHHLLVNVNEPLNPNEPIPQDKSHLHFGAGQTEARIELPPGKYTLQLVLGDAEHFPHNPPVVSQKITITVR from the coding sequence ATGAAGGTGATGCAGTGGATCGCCCTGTCAGCAGCGCTCACTTGCCTGCCGTTCGACGCGTGCGCTCAGGGAAAGCCCGCAGCGAAGGATGCCCTTCTCTATTTCGTGTGGCCGCAGAACGGCGCCTCCATCAAAGGTGGATTTTGGTGCCGCTTTGGTCTGCGCAACATGGGCGTTACGCACGCCGGCGATAATTATCCAAACAGCGGCCATCATCATCTTCTGGTCAATGTGAACGAGCCGCTCAATCCGAACGAACCGATCCCGCAAGACAAGTCACATCTTCATTTTGGGGCGGGTCAGACCGAAGCCCGGATCGAGCTTCCACCCGGCAAGTACACGCTTCAGCTCGTGCTCGGCGACGCCGAACACTTCCCGCACAATCCTCCAGTGGTCTCGCAGAAAATTACCATCACGGTCAGATAG